The genomic window TCCGTAAACTCCATTCTGACAGAAACTATAACACCAGGATCCATGTTGATTGCAGCAGAGTTGGGAGATGCCAGTTACGCATGAACTCATTAACTACATCAGACACTGGTCTGTATTACTGCAGGATAACAACACAAACTGAAGGTCAAAAGTGGATTGGACAGCCAGGTGTTCAACTGGATGTCAGAGGTAAAGGGAAATAAAACCTCATTATGCTTGTTAAAAGGTTCAGCAtcatattaatgtgtgtgtgtgtgtgtgtacatgcatagtGCTCTATGTTAtaatgtgtgagtatgttttgTTATGATTGTGTCAAATATCTCCACAGATGCCCCTCAGACTCCATTCGTGTCCATCAGTCCCTCTGGTGACATAGTGGAAGGAACAAACGTCACTCTGACCTGCAGCAGCAGATCTGATCTACCAGTGCAGAAATGCAGCTGGTACAAGACTGGTAGCCATGTAGCCCTGCAGCAACAATCTTCATACACTTATACCATGTATAACATCAAGCCAATACACAGTGGACAATATTACTGTCAGATAAGATATGAATGTGGCTATACaggttcatatctttttaacCTGGAGGTTTCCTGTGAGTGTTCCTTTCTTAACTTCTTACCAATCAGTCATGCGTATAATAACGTGAGTTTGCAGCAAATTGTTAATTATCAAATCCCTGCAAATGTACCAAATTAAGCAAATACAGTGGATGCCACAATATTGAAATCACAGAAACATAAGTCCATTTCCATATACATTTTTAATGGTTTTGATTAATAGATCTTCCAAAAAACACCCACATTGTGATTAACCAACTTGGAGACATTACTGCGGGAAACCCAGTGACTCTGACCTGCATGAGTGAAGCTGACCcaccagtacacacatacacctggatCAAGAAGAGTGGAGCTGTAGAACTGAAGTCAGGAAAGGAGAACACACTCACCTTCAGCAAGATCCGTTctgaggacagtggagagtatcTCTGTCGAGCAGCCAATAGGATTGGTCAACAAAATTCTTCTGCTGTGTCTGTCAAAGTCCTATGTGAGTAAATATGTTAATCCACATAATTGGGAGTAGGCGCCATTGCTGTCACATGTGTGCCTTTAAATAAGAGGATATGAATTGAATAATTATGTAATGATTGTGTAAAGGAAATTTCAATGCACTTATTCAAATGTTATTTTTCCAATATCCTTTGTTGCAGATCATCCAAAGAACACAACAGTCAAGTCTTCTGCATCTGGTGAAATCACTGCGGGAAACCCAGTGACTCTGACCTGCATGAGTGAAGCTGCCCcaccagtacacacatacacctggatCAAGAAGAGTGGAGCTGTAGAACTGAAGTCAGGAAAGGACAACACACTCACCTTCAGCCAGATCAGTTctgaggacagtggagagtatcTCTGTCGGGCAGCCAATAGGATTGGCAAACAGGACTCTCCTGCTGTGTCTGTCCAGGTTTTATGTGAGCATCACTTTAAAGCAAGAGCAAAATTAGCAACAGAACGATTGATATCTGCACTATGTTCCAATTGTGTGATGAGTTCACTACAGCGCATATACTGTGTACTTTGTATGTGCTGCATACTgcagtgtctctgtgttgtctttGAAATGAAGTACAGTTACAGATCTCGGATTATCCAGTGCTTGCATTGTATATATATCATATTTATATGCCCTTTCTTCCAGATGCACCACAGAACACAACTGTTTTATTTTCTGAGTCTGGTGTGAttgtcaagggcacttcagtgactctgacctgcagcagtgatgccaaCCCACCAGTGGAGAGCTACACCTGGTTTAAGGTGAATGAGTCCACTGCAGTAGGATCAggacagcagtacagcatcactAACATCAGCTCTGAGGATGGAGGACAGTACTACTGTGAGGCCAGGAACAAATATGGAGCTGAGAACTCAACTACTGTGTCCATCACTGTTACAAGTAaggagatctctctctctctctctctctctctctctctctctctctctctctctctctcattgtgagtgtgtgtgaataaataTGGAGCTGATAACTCAAATGTGATGTCAGTCATAGTTGAATGTATCAGTGCATCTCATCACACAGCAGTGTAAGGGCACATTCATACAACTGTTTGGTCCGGACCCGAGTTCATTTGGACCGATGGTTCGGTGATTTTTTCCTAATGTGAACGCAGTCTACCGAACCCGGATGCGGACCAGGGTCCGCTTAAAATCGGGGGTCTGGGGTCCTAGATACTAGGTACAGTACTTAGAACTCTGGCGAAGTTTGAATGCTATATGTTCcaaaaccaggaaataaactgCTGTTTTTGCGACGTTGCCAAGTGATATTGGTAAAAAGAAgctaatgtttatgacacaaaCAGACCCAGGTCCGcaaatgaaaatgtaatgtgaagAGACCAGCTGGGTCAGGGCTAGGGGGGAGTAATCACACTCGGGTACGGTCCAGTTAAACGGACTCAGTGTGAATGTGccctaagttgtaattcctcatCTCATTTGTTTCACATCGACTCCTACAGAAGAGCAGAGTCCGCTAGTAAAGTATTTTCAAACTActgaaaaatacagtattttattttaaataataaatacataaatatggACCTCAGAAGTCTACTGATGTGTCCATTATAGTCTGGATTAGTAAATTAGGTATCAGTACATGTCCAGTTTTCTTCAGTAATGAGTTAACAGGAGAACTTCTCTTCACTTCATTTTTGTCTCATTAATTCCTTCAGGTTGGCAGAGCCCTCTCTCCACTGCTGTGATAACAGTCTCTGTCTGTGGAGCTGTGGGACTCCTCTGTTTGGTTTTCTTAATGAGGTgagtagatagagatagatagataaatactttatggatcctcaaggggaaattcaagactggATGTGATTAAAATACAGTCTAATAATGTTCATATAATACAATACCAAAGATTATATTTATTATAGCAGTGTTGACCCAGTTGTACACTGTCCAGAGAAACTTACATTATATTTAAACTAAACACtaaagaaaacacatacaagtttGAAATGGTTTAGAATCGCTGAATTAGAATCTAAAACTGTctgaaaaaataaatcaagactGTGGACAatttctgtgttgttttgttgcagCAAGATATGCAAGAAAAATGCAACACAGACAAGGGAAGACCGGGTGAGAAACACAATATCGGGAATGTTTACTTGTGCAACATTCATGAATGGATTATTTATATCATAAGTAACCAAGTAACCAAGTAATTGGTTATGTACATGCAACTGATTTATTTATCTTTAGAATACCCGGGATTATGGTAATGTTGCCCATGGTGGACCATCTGATGGCACCCAACCTGATGCTGTTTACCAtagcctgaaccccaacaccacccaacctgatgcagtttaccagagcctgaaccccaacaccacccaacctgatgcagtttaccagagcctgaaccccaacaccacccaacctgatgcagtttaccagagcctgaaccccaacaccacccaacctgatgcagtttaccagagcctgaaccccaacaccacccaacctgatgcagtttaccagaccttgaaccccaacaccacccaacctgatgcagtttaccagagcctgaaccccaacgccacccaacctgatgcagtttaccaAACCCTAAACACAAATACTACCTAAAATCCAATTCTGATAACATAAGTTACCCTATTTTGACTATCTAAAATGCAATGTCTGAGAGGTGTGACTTTAAGATATTTAGGACCAGTGGCCTGTCCACTTCCCATTCCTGTGTACTTTGTGTCCAGTGTTATTCTTTTTTGCTGATATTTACATAAGCTATCTGTAGAAGGGTTCATACAAATCGTGTTATGTTTCTGTATATAATCTGCTTTTGATTCTTACATGGGCTTACATGGGCTTGCACTGAGCAGATATAGTAGTTTAGTGTTTCTTTTAAATAATGTTTTTATAATGTACTTTAGCTTAATAAGCTTTTTGCATACTCTCTTCAAATGATCACATTTTTCATACAAGTATCATTTTTTTAAGACCGTTCCTTTAAGAACCAATAGATTGTTAAATACACTTGgttttttatacatttgttcATTCATTGTTAACCCTGATTTCATAAATAATAGTGTATTACTTCAGGAAGAATATACTTcatatgcttgtgtgtttaaATTGATTTAAACATTCCAAAGAAAAAGTGTCTATGATGGTGCAAATAACAGTTTAAACTTTCCCCACATAAGAAAGTCCTGATGATATTGGATAGATGTTTGCCATGTCAAATcaggtttattattattatttttttaaatccctAAAAACAACAACGGTTAAAAACAACACCAGTTGACCAAAGTCCTGTGCAAATCATTCCTCCagtgaggaagaagaagaagaaaggactCTTCGTGTTGATGGAAGGCCGACATAGCAGACGCTCATCATATCAACACACGTGATGATCCACTTGATGGAGATGATCCATAGAATAATGCACCATGTCTGCCAGCTGTGCTGTGTTCACCTCTGACATCTGAACTCCCCCCGGTGGCCAAAATGCCACAGTGCAGCCAATGTGACACTCATGCAGAGAGCAGAGATCCTGCAGAAGATGTTACTGACTGTGGGAGTCCGTGCCCTTTATAGCCCTCCAACTTAAAGGCTCCCCCTGTTGGCCACACTGTTACACTGCAACCAGTGGCACTCatgcagagaaggagagatcgTCCAGCACGGCAGCCCAAAGTCAAAGAGCACTTCTAGCAACAGAGGAGTGTGTCTCATAGTTTGGAGACAGAAGCCTTTATCTCACTCTcaatatgtcttttttctccTCTATCTGTCCAcaataatgacacacacacacacacacacacacacagagagagagacacacacacacacacacacacacacattaatatagAGTTCACTGGAGTGGCTAAAATGCTAAACGGATGTGCTACAATAAAGGATGTTTGCCTGACCTCGTTGTGGTGTGAAGACTCTTAACCACACAGGAAGCTGAGGGGCATCGTAGCTGCCTGGAGGCAGATGTACAAGCATGGAGAAGGGGTatctaaaatgaaaaaaagattacaatataaaatcaaataaaaataactATGAAGAACAGACAGATTATGAATACGAAATCAAATATAATATAAGGGTGCGTGCACGTAAAATCATTATCAAAGAGCAACTCACTGATGCACTAGGACATTGTGCATCAGTGACGTCAGTAATTTTTGCAGAGTTGACCACACTCTCAACAAGAGCCCTGGCTGTCTCTTCTGGTCTGGATTTGTGATCTGGACGTGACTGAGTGACTGACCGGTAGCAGAGGCGAGTCATGGTAAGAGACAGACTAAACCTGTTATGGCTACTGAGGACATGTGAACCATATGGATATAAGTTTGTGTTATTTGGAAGGTTAGGTTTCCTTaagtctttttcatttttacctggTGACACTCAACAGTGTTTACGAGTGAAGTTGAAAACATCACCATCTCTGCTTGTAGTCTTTtcaacaataataatacaagTAATGAGTAGTGTCACCTTTTCATCGCTGATAACACAAATTAAATGAAGTTAATGTACAATCAAATTAATTCAGTTGAAATAACATGCTAAGAAACATGCTAACAGATGGCTCTGCACCACACTGATGTTCTGTGTTGTTTTAGTGTCAGTTTCTACAAAGCCTGTAGTTCTAATGTTGTCATTGAAACCTTCAGGGTTTGCTGTTGATGGTAATGAGCTGTGTGACCTCTTATTCTGTGATGGTCCTGATCACAACTCAAGGTATGTTAAACACTTAATATTTGACTTTCCTGTTTATGTCAATGTTGGCTCATGTgaaagctagctagcatgctatctgGTGTCTTTTGATTATTTTGATTATATAGTTGCCAGTGTTGTGGTGTGAAatttagttgttgtttttttacatttccatGGGGTTGTCTATACTACCTACTCAGGCTGACTATTTCATTGACATACAGTTGTCCCCAGAATtgttggcacctctgctaaagttgactaaaaagaggaatataaaatcttttggaaattgatcttaatgccttaagtgagaAAAATGATGacatatccaacctttaaggacacaaattttctttgtgaatgaataatgtatcataaatacataaatgttcttccttaaaatacagaggTCATaaatattggcacccctatgttaaattccaatAGAGGCAGACCAACAATGAAATCAATGAAACAAATACAAATTACTACATGAAGTACATACACTTTGACTGAAGAAAAACTAAGCAACAAGAATACTGTAACTATTCatcatctctctgtctgcctcttcctctacctccttctcctcttcctctacctccttcatctcctctttgagctccccctctcattctcattcttcTTCTAGCTCCTTCCATTTTTGTTGAAGACAGGTGAACTCACCTGCTGCCTTTTATAGCACACCTGAGTGCTGCGTTTTCAAATTAGCACATGTGTGCTTCCACAACTGGTGGTTGTGGTTATCCAATTTGTTCATTAGTGTGGTCATTGGCAATCCAGGGCTTTGTAATGACAAGGAAGTAACCTTACAATCCTTATCTGTGTCTaaggtgtgaaaatgtgtgtagagttttacaAATCACTGTGTGTGAAGTTTTGCAAAAAGGGTGAAGCAGACACTGTGTGTAATGCTCTGCAAAGGTGAGGAGGTGTTTTGCTCCTTGGAGTAGAATTTTGCAAATTGTGTGGAACTTTTTATTTTAGTGTGTAAACAATCGTAAAATttatcacatacccttcactatACCTTCAGATTGGCATAGTTtaatttcagttagcctattagctggtttgatttgcattgagctcaatgagcatcaaaccagctaataggatAACTGAAATAACATCAGCCTACTCCTGTCCTCTTGGGTGCTGTTGTAATACTGGTCAGCACTCCATGATGTGTGTTCTCTgttgtaggtatgtgtgtgtgtgtgtgtgtgtgtgtgtgtgtgtgtgtgtgtgtctaggtatgtgtttgtgtgtatgtgtctgtgtgtgtgtgtgtgtctctgtgtgtgtgtgtgtgtctctgtgtgtgtgtgtctctgtgtgtgtgtgtgtgtgcaggcgcgcgggaaaatatttttgaccaggggtgctgaataacaaaaataatggatgtctgacgattccccccccacccccccaccccccggacATTTTtcggattttgactgctaaatacgtcattttagtgcggtgtgcgggtgatagcgagaagttttagaaaagtcctgggcagccacaaattccaatgttccgcgacagcactccgagtccactgcgcccaccctaaccccacagGAGCGCACTCgacatcattagcctatttcagtatagctaaggaaaattacttttctgatcgtcaaaaccacaccagagatgttaggctttacataggctaataatcaggctgcaatgatctcgcaaataatttctgaatagcctaaagtgtgtcgtctccacagcaagtaggtgtcctaataatttctatcttagcgactaggatagtgaaatgatttcactagctatacatttattaattttgcaaaactgtaaaacacaattaaagtttctttcagcttatccatgctttttttgaaagtgtaaatcgcatagaatatgtaggcctatgtcaaccgtaggcctacacacttgatcgctatcacatagctgaaaccacgctacggttcttacagtaactgactcacgttcacgttgatctctataactgttaatttttagttgcctatattcgaacctatccataacccttttttgctatttggctcatcatttcacatacaaaaatataaataatgtcagacagggaattagtaattatttaaaaatatgtataataattttaaaaaatctatctcctgccagcagggggtgctacagcaccctcagcaccccccttcccgcgcccttgtgtgtgtgtgtgtgtgtgtgtgtgtgtgtgtgtgtgtgtgtgtgtgtgagagaggtaatACGGGTACTTTCtccactttctgtgtgtgtgtatatgtgtgtatgtgtgtgtgtgtgtgtgttattgtgtgtgtgtgtttgtgtgtgtggtaatactGGTCATCTCTCCatggtgtgtgttctctgttgtaggtgtgtgtgtgtgtgtgtgtgtgtgtgtgtgtgtgtgtgtgtgtgtttgtttgtgtggtaaTACTGGTCATCTCTCCATGATGTGTGTTCTCTGTTGTAGGGGTGTGTGGTCAGCAGTGGAGTGTCTCTTACCAACCTGAGAGTATCTGTGCTTTTGTGGGGGATTCAGTGGACATGTCCTGCTCTTACACCTACCCCAGTGGGCTGAGTATTAAGCAAGCTTACTGGACAAACAAATACTATGGGGATTATCCTGATCTCCGTTATGACGTAAACTATAAATCCAGGATCCATGTTAATTGCAGCAGAGCTGGGAGATGCCAGTTACGTGTAAACTCATTAACTACATCAGATACTGGTCCGTTTATCTGCAGGATTACAACAGATAATGGACGTGGAAAGCGGACTGGAACACCAGGGGTCCAGCTGTATGTCAGAGGTAAAGGGAGATAACATCATTATGCTTGTTTACTGGTTCATCATATTACGTttatgtgtgtctttatgtgtgtgtgtgtgtgtgagagagagagtgtgtgtgtgtgtgtgttgctaaaaGTGTTGTTGGTGGTCGCTATTAGGTGGCAGTCTTCCCTCTGAGCAAAATCACCCTGCCCTATTGTAGTGACGGGGACAATGTACAGCAGGGGATGTCGTCCTTCGGATGATACATTATATCTAGTTCCTgtctcactgtggtcattaaaggtCCCATGGCATTTATGCAATAATAGGGttacctggctcattcaattcATCCTAATAATGGCTGTCACACATCACCAGGTTGATGCTACACAtcagtggtggttagtgaggttcttCCTTCACTGCGAAGCACTTTGGGTGCCATGGAAATGCTATAAAATGCAGTATGTTGttattgtgtatttgtgtgggtgtttggcTTGTTGTGTTTGCCTGTGGGTGTATCAGTGTCCGCAGTCATCATGTGGTTGTTTTCCATTTTGTGTAAGATTCAGAAAGAGGGCAAGCCAACATTCACACAACCTTctatacagtacacacgcatGAATTCATCCACAAGCAACATTATATTAGTGTACTGTGCCCATGATTCCACAATAGTTCTGCCCTTTAGAAGTACTTACACAGGCTACTCCTGTCCTCTTGGGTCCTTTTGTAGTACTAACCATGTCTCCATGACGTGTGTTCTctgttgtaggtgtgtgtgtaaatactggtcatctgtgtgtgtgtgtgtgtgtgggtgagtgtgtgtgtgtgtgtgtgtgtgtgtgtatttacatgcatgtgtgctcGATGTTATAATATGTGAGCATGTTTGTGGacgattgtgtgcatgtgtatagcCTTCAGGAGTAAGGAAACAGTCTTGTCATGATTGTGTCAAATATCTCCACAGATGCCCCTCAGACTCCATTCATGTCCATCAGTCCTTCTGGTGACATAGTGGAAGGAACAAACGTCACTCAGACCTGCAGCAGCAGATCTGATCTACCAGTGCAGAAATGCAGCTGGTACAAGACTGGTAGCCATGTAGCCCTGCAGCAACAATCTTCATACACTTATACCATGTGTAACATCAAGCCAATACACAGTGGACAATATTACTGTCACATAAGATATGCCTGTggctataagaactcaactcttAT from Alosa sapidissima isolate fAloSap1 chromosome 9, fAloSap1.pri, whole genome shotgun sequence includes these protein-coding regions:
- the LOC121719445 gene encoding B-cell receptor CD22-like codes for the protein MEDSTTVRPGTNMELGTHLLCPSQLQGLLLMVMSCVTSLSFMVLITTQGVCGQQWSVTYQPESICAFEGQSVDMSCSYTYPSGLYNIQAYWTKVHFRKLHSDRNYNTRIHVDCSRVGRCQLRMNSLTTSDTGLYYCRITTQTEGQKWIGQPGVQLDVRDAPQTPFVSISPSGDIVEGTNVTLTCSSRSDLPVQKCSWYKTGSHVALQQQSSYTYTMYNIKPIHSGQYYCQIRYECGYTGSYLFNLEVSYLPKNTHIVINQLGDITAGNPVTLTCMSEADPPVHTYTWIKKSGAVELKSGKENTLTFSKIRSEDSGEYLCRAANRIGQQNSSAVSVKVLYHPKNTTVKSSASGEITAGNPVTLTCMSEAAPPVHTYTWIKKSGAVELKSGKDNTLTFSQISSEDSGEYLCRAANRIGKQDSPAVSVQVLYAPQNTTVLFSESGVIVKGTSVTLTCSSDANPPVESYTWFKVNESTAVGSGQQYSITNISSEDGGQYYCEARNKYGAENSTTVSITVTREQSPLVTAVVVVSVCGVVGLLCVLVWLRQMKRSQEPGGQDQHYFSVTGQSTAAEDAGGAEDAGHYSTIQPHGSTHTAGAQGDEVLYASVQFKKAGAAKGSPVQPEGEPSPIYSSVQPRVDNSVVYSGVQPRGI